The proteins below come from a single Gallaecimonas pentaromativorans genomic window:
- the rplX gene encoding 50S ribosomal protein L24 — translation MAAKIRRDDEVIVLTGKDKGKRGKVTKVLATGKLIVEGVNVIKKHQKPNPYLGVQGGIVEKEAPIQVSNVAIYNPKTGKADRVGFRFEEGQKVRFFKSNNEVIN, via the coding sequence ATGGCAGCGAAAATTCGTCGTGACGATGAAGTGATCGTGCTGACCGGCAAAGACAAGGGCAAGCGTGGCAAAGTCACCAAGGTCCTGGCTACCGGCAAGCTGATCGTTGAAGGCGTAAACGTCATCAAAAAACACCAAAAGCCCAACCCCTACCTGGGTGTTCAGGGTGGCATTGTTGAAAAAGAAGCCCCTATTCAGGTTTCCAACGTAGCCATCTACAACCCCAAAACTGGCAAGGCTGACCGTGTCGGTTTCCGTTTTGAAGAAGGCCAAAAGGTCCGTTTCTTCAAATCCAATAACGAAGTCATCAACTGA